The genomic region CTAATTTCCAATTTACAAATGATACTGCAATTCTAACTAAGTTGAAAGAAGAGACTCTAATGGCACTTTTGTCTAAGTTAGAGTTGTTCTGTGAAGCTTCTGGTAGTAAGTTCTCAATGGCTAAATCCACTCTTCTAGGATGGGATGAGCATCCTCCAATCTAGTTCAATAAATACTCTTTCAGCTAGGAAGGGCCTAACCATTTGATCAGATATCTTGGCTTACCCTTTGCAGTAGAGCCCAACCTGAAAGTTATGTGGGAGTGGGTTAAAAGTAAAATTGATAAAAAGTTATGGAAATGGAATAAGCAGTACCTTACCATTGCAGGAAGGGTGCAAGTTTGTCAAAAAATACTTTCTTCGTACAATATATATTACACTTCTTCTTGGATTTTTAGCAAGTATCAATTTAGTTACATCCAAAAGATCATAAGAGAATTTTTAATCTATTACAACAACAATAGCAATACATCAACTAAATTATAACATTCATGTTCAAAGCAATATGAGTTGCAGCCATAGAACAAATTTTGGTATGGTTTGTTAATCTTATGAATCCCTTTCCTTTTTTCAACTAAATGTGTCTCAATCTTTGTATGCAATGGGAAAAGAACGTCAAATCTTAAAGGATGCTAGATTATGTGGAAActagatggataaacaaatggttAAAACGAATTCTTTTGTAAGAAATATTGGTAGAGTGCTAACTATTAGATAACAATTTTTGGACCCTTCAAATGATTCAAATTTGTTCTTTTATAAACACACATAGATGAAAGgcacaaaaaaaaaagatttgaatTAAGTTTCATTTCGTTTGTGACACAACTAGATACCTCCAAAGAATACAAGATAATCCCATATTACTATAAACCCATATTAAAATGGAGAAACCCACCCAACCCAATATGATGAATTATAAAAGAATCCATTTCTTGAATGTCCTCAAATGCAGTCTATATAACCAAAGCCGTGAAGTTGAGTTCAACCCGGAAAATGGAGAAGGAGCCGCCTAGATTACATCTGCTAAGAGAAGTAGAAGTGCTGATTGATGGAAACAAATAAATGATTGCAATACCAggtttgaggaagaagaagaagatgacgtTTTATTATGGGAGAATAAGCAGCAACAGGCGATCCCCAGGTTTCAATCATGCAATGTCGTCATCCATTGCCAACATCGGAGAACTCTGTACAGAAGGTTGGTTGAAGGAGGCTGCAAACATTCTGCTTACTATGCAGAACCCTCGTATAGACGTTTCTCCATATCTTAAAATATTGCAGACCTGCATTGCCGGGAGTAGCCCTCTAGAGGATAAGTCAACTCACTTTTTCGTCAGAAGTAGCGGATATACAGGAGTGACACCGACATTTTTAAGAAACAAACTTATAAATTTATATAGCCGATCCGGAAGTTTGGACGATGCCCGCAAAGTTTTTGATAACATGAAAGATCCAGACATCTTCTCATGGAATATGATAATTGCAGCTTACGTAAGGCATGGAAATCCTCAAGAGGCGTTGGCACTATTTAAGCAAATGCAATTAACAGGTGTCCAACCTGATCAATTCACTTTTGCCAGCATTGTCTCTGCGTTTGcccaaatgggagctttggaaaagGGTATCGAGATTCATCAAAGAATAATCGAAGGAGAatttttgtcagatgttgtggTTGCAAACACCCTGataaacatgtatgcaaaatgcggAAGCATACAAAAGGGgcgtgaattgtttgacaaaatggaGCGACGAGATGCCTTCTCATGGACTGTGATGATTgcgggatatgcacaaaatggtgtTGTCCACGAGGCTTTAAGGCTTTTGAGCCTAATGCCTAGTagaaatgtgatctcatggaatgcaatgattgcggGTTACTCGCAACATGGGTTTCTTGAAAAGGCCATGGATgtttttaagcaaatgcaattagcaggtgtaaaGCCGGACTCTATAACCTTTGCCAGCATTGTTCCAgcgtgtgccaaaatgggagcttttaaACAGGGTATGGAGAACCATCAGAGAATAGTCAAAACGGGATTTTTGTCGGATGTTATTGTTTCAAATGTGcttatagacatgtatgcaaaatgtggaagcatagagaaGGCTCGCCAATTGTTTGATGTAATGCGTACACGAGATGTGGACTCGTGGAATTCACTCATTTCTGGAtatgtccaaaatgatgattttgaggaAGCTTTAAGACTTTTCAATGAAATGCCTCAACGAAATGTGGTCTCGTGGAATGAGATGATCGTTGGATATGTACAAAATGGTGTTCTTGACGAAGCATTAAGGGTTTTTCAAGAAATGCCTCAAAGGGATGTGATCTCATGGAATGTGATGATATCTGGATATATACAAAATGGTGTTCTTGATGAGGCGTTAAGGCTTTTCAATGAAATGCCTCAACGGAATgtggtctcatggactgcaatgatagtgggatatgcacaaaatggatttgttgaaaaggccttGCAGATTTTTAAGCAAATGCAGTTGGCAGGCATAAAGCCTAACTCGgcaacctttgccagcattctcCCAGCAAGTGCGAAAGTCGGAGCTTTGGATTGGGGTTTGGAGATACATcaaagaataattgaaagtggtttTTCATTACATGATGTAGTTGCAACTTCcttgatagacatgtatgcaaaatgtggaaacttatataaggcacataaaatttttgataaaattcCTCAACAAAATACAGACTCGTGGAATGCAATCATTTCTGGGTATGCACGAAATGACTTTCTTGACAAAGCTATAAGGCTTTTCAAAGGAATGCCTCAACCGAATGTAGtgtcatggactgcaatgattgcaggatatgcacaagctGGGCAGGTTGGAATGGCCTTAGAGTTATTTAAGCAAATGCGGTTAGCAGGTATGAAGCCAAACTGGGCAACATTCGCTAGCATCCTCCCGGTGTGTAGTAAAAAGGGTTTGGTGAAACAGGGTATGGagatccatcaaagaataattgaaTGTAGATATtggtcagatgttgtagttgtgactgccctaatagacatgtatgcaaaatgtggaagtttACACAAGGCACATAGATTGTTTGATAAAATGCATCATCGAAATGAGGtctcctggactgcaatgattgcaggatatgcaatgCATGGCAGTGGGAAGGATGCGCTCGAACTCTTTGAACTGATGAAGCACTCTGGAACCAACCCCAACCATATAAGTTTTGTTTGTGTTTTATTTGCATGCAGCCATGCAGGCCTAGTGGATGAGGGCTGTAAATACTTCAGTTCCATGGGCGACTCTTACTGTATTATTCCTATAAAGAATCATTATGTATGCATTGTTGACCTTCTTGGTCGTGCTGGGTTTCTTGAGGAAACCCTAAATTTTATCATAAAAATGCCAATAAAACCTGATGTGGTTATGTGGATGTGTTTGCTTAGTTCTTGTAGATCACATAAGAGTATATGGCTAGCAGAATTTGTGGCAACAATCCTTTCCGGGCTGGACCCGGAGTATTCTGCACCTTATGTTATTCTGTCAAACATCTATGCAGAACTGGGCAGGTGGAGTGATGTTCAAAAGGTAAGGGAATCAATGAAAGATGGATCACTAAAAAAGATACCTGGTTCTAGCTGGATTGATATCCTTTAAATGGTACGGATTATATCTGCAAACACAGAAATTCTATGCAAAATTGGAGAAATTGTCATGGGAGATGAAGGCAGCAGAGTATATTCCAGATTTAAGATCTGTATTGAATGATGTGGAAGAGAAATAATTATCTCTTTTACGATATGGAGAAGTTGGCAATTACATTTGCGTGAACATGTATTACAGTTCCTTTGAATATATTTTGACTGCTACCTTACAACCAACTTCATCTCAAAGATTGTTGCAAGATAAAATTGTTGAGGGAGATGCAAAGCAATTCCACTATTTCAAACATGGACAACGGTCTTTTGCAGATTATTGGTGATGCCAAGTGAAGCAAGCAATAAGCCCAGCCTTGGAGTATAGCAAATTGCAATCTGTCTAATTTAGACTGGTAAGAGGGAATAtggatttatttttaatttcttaaaaGCCATTTTTATAACTGTTTACAGAGCTAGACCATGCTGTTGACTGTTGAAATTATATTGTTTAGTAATCACTTCCTAGATACCGATATGGCTTTTCTTGAAGGTCTGTGTTATAATATCACGGAGGAGTTGTGACATTGAAACCTTTTCAGTAATCTTGTACAGCTCTGGAGTGAAATGCTCCACAAGGAGGCAGGAGAACCAGGAACGTGAAAGGACAAGAATTATTGAAGGAGAATAGAAAGCTACTTAACCAGCAGGAAACGtaagttaagagcttacaatcaaTCTGATGCTTGAATATAATGAGTAGAGCGTCTCTTCAACATTCTTTGCActcacattttttaatttatttttatttgagttTGAAAATCTTTGTTTGTTTTCCTTCAACATCGGGAGGGGGGAATCCACTGTTTACATATAATTTAGGGTTGACCCACTTGGCCTTTAACATGCCCCCCTGGTTTGAATGTGGGTCATTTATCCCAATTTGACCACACTGACCCTTTCTCTTAGATTTGGATCTTGTCTGCTTTAAGTTGAAATAAAACCACCTCCATGGGAGGTCAATCATGTGATATAACAGTCTCCAGGGTCTTTATTTAGTATTGCTGCTGGACAATAACAGTGTATCGGTGGTTTGTGGTGATCAACAGTTGATTATTGTTTGCCAGGTGGTTTCATAGGGTTTGAGAGAATTCAGTCACTTTGGCTTGCAGTTGTGTCATACTAAAAAGCAAACAATCCCCATCAGCAAGAATTTGCGCACAGATCCACCATGAACACCCACACTTTGGGGACACTATACAGTCAGACCATGTAATCAAACCAATTGCTGCCTGCTGACCAGTAAAAATGGACAACCTTACTGATGAAGAAACTGAAGAGAGCACCCTCAAGATACCCACAGGGCCACAAGACAAGCTAATGGAATTGATATGATAAGTATTCACTTCTAGCTCTAGTCTTGTTCACTATGAAAGTTTTTATGGGCTAGTTGATATTTCATTGTTATTGCTAATGGAATTGCTGTATGGTAGTACTTTGATGGAATTCTATATGTATTCCGACTCTGTTTGGGTTTGTGAAGGTTTTGATTTCAATATTGCCTTTTCATGTgtttttttatctcttctcctttTTCAATGCATTTGAAACTTTTATCCAAAGATAATATTACCTAAACTTGTAGATGCAGAAAGAAAATTACAATTTCTATTATAATGTAATTGTATAGTGAGATAAGGTTAGGGTTACTAGGTGACCTGGATGATTCAAATAAATAGACTGCTATCATGAGCATAACATAACAAAAGGAAGCACGTCATGTCTTGAAGTGGGCTGCAAGGTCGTCTGAAAGTAACCTGATGACAATAAAATATGAAGTGAATGCCACTCGTTTAAGGAAAATAATGATATTTATGGTCATTTCAAGTTGAATTAGGGTTTGGATAAGTTACAACAAATTATGTATCTTTTGATTTTTTAACTGAACCTTTATACAAGTAGGCATTAGTGTTTGGAAATTTGCAACCATCTATGACAATTTTCACATAATCCAAAGACAGACATCTATGTAAACAAGTATTTGGAATTTTTAtgcaaaagaatagacaacataccaataaaggtgacacaagatataccttgagAAAACCCTCAGGGAAAATCCCAACCTCTAATAGCATCCATTACTCGTGTATTATTCAGCAATGAAATTATTGTAATACATATGTAGAGTCTCCATGAATATCTTTAAAACAAGAAGCTGTCTACATGCACTCCAAGTGAACAAGCATGCAATTCCACATCAGATCCATGCTTCAAATCCTCACAAGTGCAATCTACAAGAGTTGCTCACATAGACTAACCTCTTAGCCAAAATAGCCAACCTTAGACAAAAACACGTGTGCTAGCTTTTGTAGACATAAGCttgcacaaaaccaccaagtggtattacataaaaccatGAGACTAATACCATGAGCTTACAAAACTATTCACCCCTCATTTACTTTTTAGTACTTAGTTTTCCCAATATTAAATATCTTTCCCAATGCGCAAACCCATATTAAATATTTATCATAATGTTATATAGAATACATTAAGTGACCCCAAGAATGTTAACCCCATGTGATACACACATCCCTAAATCCCCTTGATGCCCCAcaaataatattgaattaaattatAACATTATGCAAGTTGTACAACACATCATTTCCTAACAATTAGCTCTTTTTATGTTCAATGGATTTGAGAAACTTGAAATAATGATGAATGCTTGCATATTAGTTGGAATATTCATCCAAGAAAAACTTGGAAAACAAAGAAGAAAGGTGAAATTTGAGGAGTAGAGGATGACTTATCTATTACCCCACCCAAGATATTCACATCCAACTGTACTTATGTCATAGGATCTATTGGTGCTTCTATGACCAAGAAGTTGAGCCACCATGTTTTAATGGTAGTGGGAGGAAAATATGAAGGTGACACAATTGGATCCTCTAGAACATCAAAGTAAGATCTTTTAGGTTTGAAAGTATACATTTGAGACATTGTTCTTTTCATGGAGCCCTCTCCCCACTTAAACGACAAACATGATGGCTGTTAAAAGCTCTTTCATATTTTGTCACTGCTACTACTCCTGATATACTTCCCTACTAAATTTGTGTTGTTGTAACTTATAGTTGTGCGCATAGTAGATCTAATAGGGTGATCCTCTCCAATCAAACCAGCCTGCCTTGAGTCTAGCAATTAACTTTTTGTATCTTGTGCATCTTTGTAATACAAGGAATCGATTAAGTCTTCATGTTTATATTCCAAATTGGTTCAGACCACAAAGGTATTAAATGCCTAATTACATTCCCCTTAGGATGACACTTGAGTATTTGACTTTTGTGGAAATTACAACATCAGATTTCATTTAATTGTACCTCAATTTTGTGGAAACGTGAATGTTGTATTCTCAAAGGATAACGTGTAGTTTTGGAAAAATTCCAAGGCTCTCTCTCAACATGCCTGACAAACCAACAAAAATTTGCTCACAGATCTAAGTACAACTAATCATTTTGGAACATTATAAGGAAGTTGGTGAGGGGATGCCAAAGTACCAAGTATTCCTATGATACAATTCATCATGTCTTCACAAGACAATTTTCATACacaagaaattatttaatcaaaaatTTATGTTTGGTAATCAAAATGTTTAGCACAATGGACACGATAAGGATCCTTGACTTGGGACTTTGATGGAAATAATAGATTTtgattaaatttaatataaaaGATACACAATCAATGAGGTGGGAAATCATGTGGAAAATTACCTCCATTTTTACATTAGAATAAACAATTTGCTTGGCCTATTGAAAGGAGATGATTTTTCTTAATTGTTTGCTTTTCAAATCTCTATGATTCTCACGAATAGTGTACACTAGATCCGCATGTTCTCTATTTGATGATCCAAATAATCTATTCATGAATAGAATACTGTTTTTCATTTGAGTTAGAATAGTTGGAGAGGATAAGTCTTTAAATCTGATCTATTTCTCCAAGCATTTGGGTTTTGTTACCCATCCTTAAATGTCCCAAAACAGTAGTCTTCTTTCGCCAATTTGCCACTCAAGCATTATCATAACCGAAGTTAGGTAGCACTACCAACTTAAACATAACTTCAATAACTTTAGATGTCAACAACATACATTCTTGCACATGAGCACACTTTCCACTTTTCACTTCATAGTGTGTACAAGTTGAACACAATGTGTACCATTGATATAGGCAAGGTACTTGATTTATAGGGGTCTACTAATCTTGATTAGGTTGGAGATCTAGATAGTAGGAGGTTTACAAGTGGCTATTTGTTCACTTTATTTGGTGGAGATAATTGGATGAGTAAGAGACAATCTATATAGTTGTTATGTTAACTACAAAATAAAGTATATGGTTGCCACACATGCTTGCAAAGAGGCAATGTGGTTATAGAGACTATGCTCAAATATTAGTTGTACTTGTAAAAGTGTGAGTATTGGATGTGGTAGTTAGAGTGCAATGTGTTTGATTAAGAACCCTATGCATGAAGCCTATACTAAACATGTTGATGTGCAGAGTATCATTTTGTTTCCGAAATGGTAGAGGGTGGACAACTCATGGTTCAAAAGGTGGTTATTTTGGAAAATATTACAAGTTCACTAAGTCAACGAGCATAGAGAAACACTATATAGGTATGTTGTTCACCTTGCAATCCTAGGactaatttatttcatttaatttgtcTAATAGTTGATTAATTGTGTGCACATCCTCAAAGATCGTGGAGAGGGCCAAGTTGAACATCCACATAATGTTAGAGGTGTTTATAACTAATCATGATTCTCCGAGTGATTTAATATGCATGTAAGACACATAATGTGGGAGAATTGTTGTAACGCATCATTGGACACTTGACATGAAGCGGATAGAAATCTATGATTATAAATAGTGTTGTAAGAGGTGTTAGAAAACATCTATGATGATGTTTAAGAAGTTTGTTATTGTTTTTGGACTTGCCCAGGGAGTTTTAATTTTGTCCTCGAATGGGCTATCTCTTTTCCTCTAGTAAAGTTGGATGGCCAATTCATAAGAAGAGTCTTGAAGACTCTAGAAAGATGCTTGTAACTCCAAAACACATGTCATGAGGTGTTTATTGCATGTTTACTACTTGCTCTTTTGTGTTGAAATTTTTTTATGGTTTCTTGGATTACATTTGGCTATATATTGGATGCATGGGATAATAGTTTGTAAGATTGTTTTATAGGTTATATTGTTTTACTATTGGAACGTTAGTGGACTAAAGTGGAAAGTTGTGTTTATGTACTCTACATTTGTGATTAATACATGCCTATACTCTCCTTAGCAATGAGGATTTTTTATCTAGAAAGGTTTTCTCCACATATATTGATTTTTTTATGGTATTACATTTTTTTtctatgttatttttattttcatatatgTTGATAAATTTATAAGCACTAAAGATTAATAGTTTGTACTATATTTGTACCTAACTTAGATCAATAGTTTGTACTATATTTGTACCTAGATTATCATTAGCCATAACTTAGTTGTATGAACTCCAAACAAGGTTAATTTGTTTCAGCCTTCGTATTTTTTCATCAAACATAGTGGTAACCTACTTTTCTACACTTAATGCCCTAgcttttttaaattaatattttcaaacatTCTCTTGTAGAACTTTCATTTTGAGAACTTTAAGATGCTATGACTTGTATTTATAGATTCTTTTTTAAGTCTCATATTTCTGAAAGTGTGTACTTTATAGTGGTGTGTTTCTTTACTTTTAATTCTATAATAAGCCTATACTTcaacattttgtcatttttgggaaTTGTGAACTACTGTGAAACTATAAACAAACTTGTAAATGCACTAACTATGAAGTGTCATCATGTAATTTTATGGGGGTTTCTTGCATCGTCAAGTAATAGGAGATGCACTTGTGTAGTTGTATTCTTTATGGGTTATCTCCTTTcattttatattttcaacttgccATCTAATAATAGGAGGTGTACTTGTGTGGTTGTATTCTATATTCTATTAAGGTGGCCCTAGGAGACAAGTTTAAAATGCCATATTCTAATGCATTCATTGATACACCAACTAGAGAGGAAGACAAACTTATCTAGATGAGAGCTTTGAAATCTTCTAAGTTACATGTTTCGGCGTTTGATTTTGACCCCTATTATAGTAGTCCAATAGACTAGGATAGATGTGATCAAAGAAAGTTATAATAGTCTTACAACATATTTAACAATATTAAAGGAAGCACAAAAACAACATGCAACCCACAAGAGACATTACATTTATATGGGAAACCATTATAGGAAAAAGCTCACTATTGTCATACTATCacaattatattatttaaaatacaaAGTTTCAATACAATATGTCTCTTTATAGAGTTTTAATGTATTGTTTTACAACATACTCTTCTTATACAATCAGATTTAGTTTACATCAACCTTCATACATCTATAAATACAAATAGTTATAGCCACAAAACTATATTGCTATATAGAATACAAATAGTCACACAACCATTTCATAAATATTACATGACATCAACATTCCACACATTACATGTAATATGAATTCTCCAAATGATTAATCAACACCCATAATAAGCCATTGTCACTCACACTTGGTCAAAGGATTTTGTCATTTTGACTTGCTATACATGAACCATGTAGTCATCATCTTGCAGTACAATGAAACATTGTCAATGGCTTGCAATTGCAAATTCGAACTCCTAATGAACTGTAACTACTTGTGTCACTTCTAGGCATCTTCCACGTCACCATGCTCTTGGTTATCATTGCATGTACTACATAGTGTTGCAAATGCACATGCACTATCATACACTTATATTGGCATAACTACAATTATGTGATTGTGAGTTCTCCTCCAAACGACTTGTGATTTGAAAGATAGTAATAGTAGACTAAGACGAGCCCCCATACGATACCAAACATCCATAACTCATACTCAACTTACTACAATAACAATCAATAATATTATATCAATTTACAGATAAACTCTATTCAATAAATCTATATAGATGAATAACACACTTTGGTTCCAACACTCTCACAATTTCTTATTTAATGTAACAAAGCGTGTGGTATATAACCAATAAATTTATCTTCATGAACGAAAGTATTTTGAACCCATTACATCCATGCACCATAAAATCGTATTATTATTCATtaacttgataaaaaaaaaaaactatatttacGTAAGTGTCAACTTTGTTTGCATCAACCATCCTTCTAGCAAAATGATATATACTATACATCCACATATTTAATCTGAGCATGAGATATAAGATTTAGCCTAATATGTGTTGGAGATTCCGGCTAATTCCAATTAACAACAATATTATTCCTACTCTTATCAGATGTTGTCAGGAAGAGATTTACTAACAACAGATTTGTTACAAACCAACTATGTGGTGTTAATCTGATGCCTAATAGTTCATTAATTTTCATTATTGATAGAAA from Cryptomeria japonica chromosome 3, Sugi_1.0, whole genome shotgun sequence harbors:
- the LOC131042284 gene encoding pentatricopeptide repeat-containing protein At1g09410, mitochondrial: MIAIPGLRKKKKMTFYYGRISSNRRSPGFNHAMSSSIANIGELCTEGWLKEAANILLTMQNPRIDVSPYLKILQTCIAGSSPLEDKSTHFFVRSSGYTGVTPTFLRNKLINLYSRSGSLDDARKVFDNMKDPDIFSWNMIIAAYVRHGNPQEALALFKQMQLTGVQPDQFTFASIVSAFAQMGALEKGIEIHQRIIEGEFLSDVVVANTLINMYAKCGSIQKGRELFDKMERRDAFSWTVMIAGYAQNGVVHEALRLLSLMPSRNVISWNAMIAGYSQHGFLEKAMDVFKQMQLAGVKPDSITFASIVPACAKMGAFKQGMENHQRIVKTGFLSDVIVSNVLIDMYAKCGSIEKARQLFDVMRTRDVDSWNSLISGYVQNDDFEEALRLFNEMPQRNVVSWNEMIVGYVQNGVLDEALRVFQEMPQRDVISWNVMISGYIQNGVLDEALRLFNEMPQRNVVSWTAMIVGYAQNGFVEKALQIFKQMQLAGIKPNSATFASILPASAKVGALDWGLEIHQRIIESGFSLHDVVATSLIDMYAKCGNLYKAHKIFDKIPQQNTDSWNAIISGYARNDFLDKAIRLFKGMPQPNVVSWTAMIAGYAQAGQVGMALELFKQMRLAGMKPNWATFASILPVCSKKGLVKQGMEIHQRIIECRYWSDVVVVTALIDMYAKCGSLHKAHRLFDKMHHRNEVSWTAMIAGYAMHGSGKDALELFELMKHSGTNPNHISFVCVLFACSHAGLVDEGCKYFSSMGDSYCIIPIKNHYVCIVDLLGRAGFLEETLNFIIKMPIKPDVVMWMCLLSSCRSHKSIWLAEFVATILSGLDPEYSAPYVILSNIYAELGRWSDVQKVRESMKDGSLKKIPGSSWIDIL